In Rutidosis leptorrhynchoides isolate AG116_Rl617_1_P2 chromosome 2, CSIRO_AGI_Rlap_v1, whole genome shotgun sequence, one genomic interval encodes:
- the LOC139892835 gene encoding uncharacterized protein, whose translation MKIPVLQHFMFDEPSIWVTLATIVTLISTVYLGIAEVIGNHLEYSKFANSSSTKKPSTKQGIKLSSRIGMLILYTPAFLAGVVAFFLLPGGDLRFFLVKLAVTFHFFKRDFEVLFVHKYSGGMILGSIILISIFYFYVATSMIVVHYLSMSLDEPSIDLKYIGSIMFIVGIIGSFYHHNLLSKLRKEGEKEYKIPQGGLFGLVICPHYLFEIVIFWGLSFISQTPMAFVIALGDSCYLIGRSYETRKWYVNKFDDFPERIKCVIPYVF comes from the exons ATGAAGATACCCGTGTTGCAACATTTCATGTTCGATGAGCCGTCGATTTGGGTTACATTAGCAACTATTGTGACATTAATATCGACTGTTTACTTAGGCATTGCAGAGGTTATAGGAAATCATCTCGAATATTCCAAATTCGCAAACTCTAGTTCAACTAAAAAACCTTCAACCAAACAAGGTATTAAGTTATCAAGTAGAATAGGTATGCTGATACTATACACGCCGGCATTCTTGGCCGGAGTTGTTGCGTTCTTCCTATTACCCGGTGGCGATCTTAGATTCTTTTTGGTTAAGCTGGCTGTTACATTTCATTTCTTCAAAAGAGATTTTGAG GTTCTGTTTGTCCACAAGTACAGTGGTGGCATGATTCTAGGTTCAATCATTCTCATCTCCATCTTTTATTTCTACGTTGCTACGAGCATGATAGTCGTTCACTATCTGAGCATGAGTCTCGACGAGCCATCCATCGATCTAAAATACATTGGTTCGATAATGTTTATTGTTGGAATCATTGGAAGCTTTTATCATCACAATCTCCTCTCGAAACTAAGGAAGGAAGGTGAAAAAGAGTACAAGATTCCTCAAGGAGGACTATTTGGGTTGGTTATTTGTCCTCATTATTTGTTCGAAATCGTCATCTTTTGGGGGTTGTCGTTCATTAGCCAAACACCAATGGCTTTTGTCATCGCGCTCGGTGACTCATGTTACTTGATTGGGAGGAGTTATGAGACTAGAAAATGGTATGTAAACAAGTTTGATGATTTTCCTGAAAGGATCAAGTGTGTGATCCCATATGTGTTTTAA